A single window of Gossypium hirsutum isolate 1008001.06 chromosome A10, Gossypium_hirsutum_v2.1, whole genome shotgun sequence DNA harbors:
- the LOC121207907 gene encoding uncharacterized protein — MDVCKYCRIKLDFLFLLYTNQCISNFLNLYEWKFWKMIGMDDDWIAVSVYAILLLVPLFPLMKLYNDGISRVSVHQLGPIKKFSMEISGLCFFAIISNFYVEDVNYSYGFISLITIFPRIIMVLGFDIFDISVRDTLMEVALQVIMINLRRNEFIVCVTNLGLLIAFIIHRFRCIHLQPSHAKAKAKATVKAKATATATMTTTTTTTTAKIATTTMTMTTTIKMAKGETMLNGHKLILNEQQELRRSTRYKHFSYSSPLYLQ; from the coding sequence ATGGATGTCTGCAAGTACTGTCGTATCAAGCTGgactttttatttcttctttataCTAACCAATGCATCTCAAATTTCTTGAATTTGTATGAGTGGAAATTTTGGAAGATGATCGGTATGGACGATGATTGGATAGCTGTGTCCGTCTATGCAATACTATTGTTAGTTCCTTTGTTTCCTTTAATGAAATTGTATAACGATGGAATATCGCGTGTGAGTGTTCATCAATTAGGGCCGATAAAAAAGTTTTCAATGGAGATTAGCGGTTTATGTTTTTTTGCTATAATCTCCAATTTCTATGTTGAGGATGTTAACTATAGTTACGGCTTTATATCATTAATCACCATATTTCCTCGTATCATTATGGTATTGGGATTTGATATTTTCGATATTTCCGTGAGAGACACTTTGATGGAAGTGGCATTGCAAGTTATTATGATCAACCTGAGACGTAATGAATTCATCGTATGTGTTACAAATTTAGGGCTGCTTATTGCTTTTATAATACATAGATTTAGATGTATTCATCTTCAACCATCGCATGCAAAGGCAAAGGCAAAGGCAACGGTAAAGGCAAAGGCAACGGCAACAGCAACAATGACAACTACAACGACAACAACAACGGCAAAAATAGCAACAACAACAATGACAATGACAACGACAATAAAAATGGCAAAAGGAGAGACTATGTTGAATGGTCATAAACTGATTTTAAATGAGCAGCAAGAGCTTAGAAGAAGCACACGATATAAGCATTTTTCCTATTCTTCTCCACTGTATTTGCAGTAA